One genomic window of Xanthobacter dioxanivorans includes the following:
- a CDS encoding response regulator transcription factor: protein MEPELIPEPGPAPHSSRVAKVLIADDEPNIVVSLEFMMKREGFDVRVARDGREALEAIRREHPCLVLLDATMPGMSGFDVCEAVRADADVCRTRIVMLTAKGRETDMARGVGAGADAYVTKPFSTRELVQKVKDMLARDTPAREASAGDAPA from the coding sequence ATGGAGCCCGAACTGATCCCCGAGCCGGGGCCCGCCCCGCATTCCAGCCGCGTCGCCAAGGTGCTCATCGCCGACGACGAGCCCAATATCGTCGTCTCGCTGGAATTCATGATGAAGCGCGAGGGCTTCGACGTGCGCGTCGCCCGTGACGGCCGCGAGGCGCTGGAGGCCATCCGCCGCGAGCACCCCTGCCTGGTCCTTCTCGACGCCACCATGCCGGGGATGAGCGGCTTCGACGTGTGCGAGGCGGTGCGCGCCGATGCGGATGTCTGCCGTACCCGCATCGTCATGCTCACCGCCAAGGGCCGGGAGACCGACATGGCGCGCGGCGTGGGCGCGGGGGCGGACGCCTACGTCACCAAGCCCTTCTCCACCCGCGAGCTGGTGCAGAAGGTGAAGGACATGCTGGCGAGGGACACGCCCGCAAGGGAGGCATCGGCAGGGGACGCGCCGGCATGA